One segment of Mycolicibacterium baixiangningiae DNA contains the following:
- a CDS encoding DUF2505 domain-containing protein, whose product MSRKFEVSVESAVTVGQVFSAFADKDYWLARISAFGDSNSLDALVVDADGAVRVSAVQDLTRELLPTALARWYPKDLTVVRAETWRWIDGSRVSGQISVATDGAPASGRGTALLVPSGDGARLDFAATVEFNVPLVGGKIENYLASQLGDGIRQIQRFTTDWVTGQVSPSR is encoded by the coding sequence ATGTCGCGAAAGTTCGAGGTTTCCGTCGAATCCGCGGTCACCGTCGGCCAGGTCTTCTCCGCGTTCGCGGACAAGGACTACTGGCTGGCCCGGATCTCGGCATTCGGTGACAGCAATTCGCTCGATGCGCTTGTCGTCGACGCCGACGGCGCGGTCCGAGTGAGCGCCGTCCAAGACCTCACGCGTGAGCTGTTACCGACTGCGCTCGCGAGGTGGTATCCGAAGGATTTGACGGTCGTGCGTGCCGAAACATGGCGGTGGATCGACGGTTCCCGGGTCAGCGGGCAGATCAGCGTGGCGACGGACGGCGCGCCGGCATCGGGTCGCGGAACAGCTCTGCTGGTGCCCTCGGGTGACGGGGCACGCCTGGACTTCGCCGCCACCGTCGAGTTCAACGTCCCGTTGGTCGGAGGGAAGATCGAGAACTACCTGGCATCCCAGTTGGGCGACGGTATCCGACAGATCCAGCGATTCACCACCGACTGGGTCACGGGCCAGGTGTCCCCGAGCCGATAG
- a CDS encoding class I SAM-dependent methyltransferase, translated as MTDKASVDLHGAAQTMLTTLYLKALDADFDRPVLGDRYAREAIGRLDYDWSDLGITRRWAPLVTVRSAQYDLWAAQFLAAHPESTVVHMGCGLDSRVFRLDPGPGVQWYDLDYPAVIALREKIYPTRARYHLVPASATDPAWLDRIPADRPVLVLAEGISMYLTEHDGVALLRRIVDRFPSGELQIDFYNWFGIRTQKTHTLVRRSGSTLYWAVNRPGDVLSQVPGLRLLCAVSFFDWSTFHRASRAFRVARRLTRVVPPVRRSLQYHRYAFGPVMLHR; from the coding sequence ATGACCGACAAGGCATCTGTCGACCTGCACGGCGCGGCGCAGACCATGCTCACGACCCTGTACCTCAAGGCGCTCGATGCCGACTTCGACCGGCCCGTGCTGGGCGACCGGTATGCGAGGGAGGCGATCGGGCGACTCGACTACGACTGGAGCGACCTGGGTATCACCCGCAGATGGGCACCGCTGGTGACGGTGCGCTCCGCCCAGTACGACCTCTGGGCGGCTCAATTCCTCGCGGCCCACCCGGAATCGACGGTGGTGCACATGGGTTGCGGCCTCGACAGCCGCGTCTTCCGGCTCGACCCGGGCCCGGGTGTGCAGTGGTACGACCTCGACTATCCGGCCGTCATCGCGTTGCGGGAGAAGATCTACCCGACGCGCGCGCGGTACCACCTGGTGCCCGCCTCCGCGACCGATCCCGCCTGGCTCGACCGGATTCCCGCGGACCGCCCGGTGCTGGTGCTTGCGGAGGGCATCAGCATGTACCTGACCGAACACGACGGGGTGGCGTTGTTGCGGCGCATCGTCGACCGCTTCCCGTCCGGGGAGTTGCAGATCGATTTCTACAACTGGTTCGGGATCAGGACTCAGAAGACCCACACGCTGGTACGGCGATCGGGCTCGACACTGTACTGGGCGGTCAACCGGCCCGGCGATGTGTTGAGCCAGGTCCCGGGGTTGCGGTTGCTCTGCGCCGTCTCGTTCTTCGACTGGAGCACGTTTCACCGGGCGTCCAGGGCGTTCCGGGTAGCGCGCCGCCTCACGCGGGTCGTGCCACCGGTGCGCAGGTCGCTGCAGTACCACCGCTACGCCTTCGGTCCCGTCATGCTTCACCGCTGA
- a CDS encoding flavodoxin family protein, giving the protein MADATARRPKVLLVYYSFTGQSLKVLEAAGEVFAQRGCEVDKAAIELIDPRYAERFSRFPLRHVWRDMLSVLPAQTRRRTAQIRTPDEIRAGDYDLICIGSPTWWDAASLPVRSFLMSSEARTLLDGKPFAVFVVCRRLWRANTDEVTDLGRHAGGRFVGAIHFDYPGSQLRSLLSMTSYLASGEYRDRYLGLRIPQTNIAPEHLDEARQFASTLADDVFGPPSRDTALDTHAAEQPHQ; this is encoded by the coding sequence ATGGCAGATGCGACGGCGAGGCGGCCGAAGGTCCTGCTCGTCTATTACAGCTTCACCGGACAATCGCTCAAGGTACTCGAAGCGGCAGGCGAGGTCTTCGCCCAGCGCGGGTGCGAGGTGGACAAGGCCGCAATCGAACTCATCGACCCTCGATATGCGGAGCGATTCTCGCGCTTCCCGCTGCGACATGTGTGGCGGGACATGCTCAGCGTGCTCCCCGCACAAACCCGGCGCCGCACGGCTCAGATCCGGACTCCTGACGAGATCAGGGCCGGCGATTACGACCTCATCTGCATCGGGTCTCCAACGTGGTGGGACGCCGCGAGCCTACCGGTGCGCTCGTTCTTGATGTCTTCGGAGGCGCGAACTCTCCTCGACGGCAAGCCCTTCGCCGTCTTCGTGGTGTGCCGGCGGCTGTGGCGCGCCAACACCGATGAAGTCACGGACCTCGGACGGCACGCGGGCGGGCGGTTCGTCGGGGCGATCCACTTCGACTACCCGGGCAGCCAGCTGCGGTCCCTGCTGTCGATGACCAGCTATCTGGCGTCCGGTGAGTACCGCGACCGGTATCTCGGGCTGCGCATCCCGCAGACCAACATCGCACCGGAGCATCTGGACGAGGCGCGACAATTCGCCTCGACACTGGCAGACGACGTATTCGGCCCGCCGTCCCGCGACACCGCGCTGGACACCCACGCCGCAGAACAGCCCCATCAGTGA